A window of Candidatus Caccoplasma merdavium contains these coding sequences:
- a CDS encoding glycoside hydrolase 43 family protein — protein MKNTLLSLAFVLGCFMPGHTACASSGDNGDGTFTNPVVWADIPDPDVIRVGDDFYLVSTTMHLMPGAPVMHSKDLVHWDIASYLYDRLDDKPQYDMVEGTVYGRGQWATSLRYRDGRYYAYFSPNDTPFKGYLYTTDNPAGKWSLMARLPHFHDASLFFDDDGRAYVFYGTGQLRELKPDLTGVLPGGVDTTLFVRDAEETGLLEGSRVVKHDGRYYLLMVSWPAGAPRRQVCYRADHITGPYEKRVILEDAFAGFPYVGQGTIVDDGRGNWYGIIFQDRGGVGRVLTLMPCRWVDGWPLLGDESGRVPGKMDKPVAGFSSPGLTVSDDFNDGNLKRNWQWNHNPIDACRSLTARKGFLRLTTGRVVENLFLAPNTLTQRMEGPRCRGIVALDLSGMKEGDVAGFAAFNSDAGVLAITCRDGKKQLSMQSQSVSLTEKEKRVSDVKTRTHETVALTSDTLYLRIDGDFRVGRDIATFYYSRDNKQWRRIGTDFNMTFDYRRFFMGTKFALFNYATQATGGHIDVDFFDYKRLDE, from the coding sequence ATGAAAAACACGCTTTTATCCCTGGCTTTCGTCCTAGGCTGTTTCATGCCGGGGCACACCGCTTGCGCCTCATCGGGCGACAACGGCGACGGGACGTTTACCAACCCCGTCGTGTGGGCCGACATTCCCGACCCCGACGTGATACGCGTGGGCGACGACTTCTACCTGGTGAGCACCACGATGCACCTCATGCCGGGCGCTCCCGTCATGCACTCCAAAGACTTGGTCCACTGGGACATCGCGAGCTACCTCTACGACCGTCTCGACGACAAGCCCCAATATGACATGGTGGAGGGCACCGTCTACGGACGCGGACAGTGGGCCACCTCGCTGCGTTACCGCGACGGTCGCTACTACGCCTATTTCTCACCCAACGACACCCCCTTCAAAGGCTACCTCTACACCACCGACAATCCCGCCGGCAAGTGGTCGCTCATGGCCCGACTGCCCCACTTCCACGACGCCTCCCTCTTCTTCGACGATGACGGCCGGGCCTATGTCTTCTACGGCACGGGACAACTGCGGGAACTGAAACCCGACCTGACCGGGGTACTGCCCGGCGGGGTCGATACCACCCTCTTCGTGCGCGACGCCGAAGAGACCGGACTGCTCGAAGGGAGCCGCGTCGTCAAACACGACGGCCGCTACTACCTGCTGATGGTTTCATGGCCGGCCGGTGCTCCCCGCCGCCAGGTCTGCTACCGCGCCGACCACATCACGGGACCGTATGAGAAACGGGTGATTCTCGAAGATGCGTTTGCGGGCTTTCCCTATGTGGGGCAGGGAACCATCGTCGACGACGGCCGGGGCAACTGGTACGGCATCATCTTCCAAGACCGCGGAGGCGTGGGCCGGGTGCTTACCCTCATGCCCTGCCGCTGGGTCGACGGCTGGCCCCTGCTGGGCGACGAGTCGGGACGGGTACCCGGGAAAATGGACAAACCCGTGGCGGGATTTTCTTCGCCGGGGCTGACGGTCAGCGACGATTTCAATGACGGGAACCTGAAACGCAACTGGCAGTGGAACCACAACCCCATCGACGCATGCCGTTCGCTGACAGCCCGCAAAGGATTCCTGCGCCTCACGACAGGACGGGTGGTGGAAAATCTGTTCCTGGCGCCGAACACCCTCACCCAACGCATGGAAGGGCCCCGGTGCCGGGGCATCGTCGCCCTCGACCTCTCGGGCATGAAAGAGGGCGACGTGGCGGGATTTGCCGCGTTCAACAGCGATGCGGGCGTATTGGCGATTACCTGCCGGGACGGGAAAAAACAACTCTCGATGCAGAGCCAGTCGGTGAGCCTGACCGAAAAGGAGAAACGGGTCTCCGACGTCAAAACAAGGACACACGAGACCGTTGCGCTCACCTCCGACACCCTCTACCTGCGCATCGACGGCGATTTCAGGGTCGGCCGCGACATCGCCACCTTCTATTACAGTCGCGACAACAAGCAATGGCGACGAATCGGCACGGATTTCAACATGACATTCGATTACCGCCGCTTCTTCATGGGCACCAAGTTCGCCCTCTTCAA
- a CDS encoding GNAT family N-acetyltransferase, translated as MEKDIDFVLVEERAFGDFAKETAAVFSIAVVEHFGNAAGRNAVPLDEVEKSLRKRGSVVYAVFYHGQKIGGVVLNINPETRHNSMELFYILPAFHGRGLGEIVWREIERRYPETRVWELVTPYFEKRNIHFYVNKCGFHIVEFFNAHHKASGTSDDEPEFQKEFFRFEKRMKDS; from the coding sequence ATGGAGAAGGATATTGATTTTGTTCTTGTCGAAGAACGTGCTTTCGGCGATTTTGCCAAAGAAACCGCCGCCGTTTTCTCCATTGCCGTTGTCGAACATTTCGGCAACGCCGCCGGTCGCAACGCAGTTCCCCTCGACGAGGTGGAGAAATCGCTTCGCAAACGCGGGTCGGTGGTGTATGCCGTTTTCTATCACGGGCAGAAAATCGGAGGCGTCGTCCTGAACATCAACCCCGAAACCCGGCACAACAGCATGGAATTGTTCTATATCCTGCCCGCGTTCCATGGACGCGGGTTGGGCGAAATCGTGTGGCGGGAAATAGAACGCCGCTATCCCGAGACCCGGGTGTGGGAATTGGTAACCCCCTATTTCGAGAAACGGAATATCCATTTTTACGTCAACAAGTGCGGGTTTCACATCGTCGAGTTTTTCAATGCCCATCACAAAGCGAGCGGGACGAGCGACGATGAACCCGAATTTCAAAAAGAGTTTTTCCGCTTCGAGAAAAGAATGAAGGATTCTTAA
- the cdd gene encoding cytidine deaminase: MARHLQLSAKITVCRYNELSDREKKLVTAAREATQGAYAPYSRFAVGAAVALSDGRIIPGSNQENASYPVGLCAERVALFAAGATAGTVPPVAIALAACDKGQAIGKPVTPCGACRQVMREIEMRYGQPLRILMCGAEEIYIAESAADLLPLSFEL; encoded by the coding sequence ATGGCAAGACACCTGCAACTATCGGCAAAGATAACGGTTTGTCGTTATAATGAATTGAGCGACCGCGAAAAAAAATTAGTCACGGCGGCGCGAGAAGCCACCCAAGGGGCTTATGCCCCCTATTCCCGATTTGCCGTAGGAGCGGCGGTGGCGCTCTCCGACGGCCGCATCATACCGGGCAGCAACCAGGAAAACGCCTCCTACCCCGTGGGCCTTTGTGCCGAGCGGGTGGCACTCTTTGCCGCCGGCGCCACGGCGGGAACCGTACCGCCGGTGGCGATAGCCCTGGCCGCCTGCGACAAGGGGCAGGCCATCGGGAAACCCGTCACCCCGTGCGGAGCCTGCCGCCAGGTCATGCGCGAGATCGAGATGCGTTACGGGCAGCCGTTGCGCATTCTCATGTGTGGCGCCGAAGAGATATACATTGCCGAGTCGGCGGCCGACCTGCTGCCGCTGAGTTTTGAATTGTAA
- a CDS encoding glucosaminidase domain-containing protein, with product MKHCRKLLFTCLLSLMAATVFAQSKNPIYIDYINKYKDIAIEHQKRYRIPASITLAQGLIESAAGTSELARKSNNHFGIKCHNAWEGKRVYHDDDEKGECFRKYRNPKDSYEDHALFLTKSPRYEKLFKLDITDYKGWAHGLKRCGYATDKAYASKLIQMIELYGLHRYDGKGLPRMPKNYEYHDMESKWGLPYVVAREGDTQRLIAREFELYAYQIRRFNDFPRRYKLQAGDIVYLKAKRRRAQKPNKTHTLAAGESLHDVAQMYGIKLKVLLRRNDISGDRVPRVGDVLRLR from the coding sequence ATGAAGCACTGCCGAAAACTTCTTTTTACCTGCCTTTTGTCGCTGATGGCCGCAACGGTGTTTGCCCAGTCGAAAAACCCCATCTATATCGATTATATCAACAAATACAAGGATATTGCCATCGAGCACCAGAAACGCTACCGGATTCCGGCCAGCATCACCTTGGCGCAAGGTCTCATCGAGTCGGCCGCCGGAACCAGCGAACTGGCCCGCAAATCGAACAACCATTTCGGCATCAAGTGCCACAACGCCTGGGAGGGGAAACGGGTGTATCACGACGACGATGAGAAAGGCGAGTGTTTCAGGAAATACCGCAATCCCAAGGATTCGTATGAAGACCATGCCCTGTTCCTCACCAAAAGCCCGCGCTACGAGAAACTCTTCAAGCTCGACATCACCGACTACAAAGGGTGGGCACACGGCCTGAAACGCTGCGGCTATGCCACCGACAAGGCTTATGCGAGTAAACTCATTCAGATGATAGAGCTCTATGGCCTGCACCGCTACGACGGCAAAGGGTTGCCCCGCATGCCCAAGAATTATGAATACCACGACATGGAGTCGAAGTGGGGCCTTCCTTATGTGGTGGCCCGGGAGGGCGACACGCAACGGCTCATTGCCCGGGAGTTTGAGTTGTATGCCTATCAGATACGCCGCTTCAACGACTTTCCCCGCCGCTACAAGCTCCAAGCCGGCGACATCGTCTACCTCAAAGCCAAACGCCGCCGCGCCCAAAAGCCCAACAAGACCCATACGCTGGCCGCCGGCGAATCGCTGCACGACGTGGCGCAAATGTACGGCATCAAGTTGAAGGTGCTCCTGCGTCGCAATGACATCTCGGGCGACAGAGTTCCCCGGGTGGGCGACGTGCTGCGGTTGCGCTGA
- a CDS encoding ParB-like nuclease domain-containing protein, which yields MAKIKNEERYRSPVYKVIPVPVDKVVANAYNPNVVAPPEMKLLELSIWEDGYTMPCVCYYVADKDVYELVDGYHRYLVMKTSRRIFEREHGLLPVVVIEKDLSNRMASTIRHNRARGTHNVELMSEIVSELTKAGMSDRWIERNIGMDKDELLRLKQITGLAALFANKDFSLTDD from the coding sequence ATGGCGAAAATAAAGAATGAAGAGCGATACAGAAGTCCCGTCTACAAAGTCATACCCGTCCCGGTCGACAAGGTGGTGGCCAATGCCTATAACCCCAACGTGGTGGCTCCTCCCGAGATGAAATTGCTCGAACTCTCGATATGGGAAGACGGCTACACGATGCCTTGCGTGTGTTACTATGTCGCCGACAAAGATGTCTATGAACTGGTCGACGGCTATCACCGGTACCTGGTGATGAAGACCTCCCGTCGCATCTTCGAACGCGAACACGGCCTCTTGCCCGTGGTGGTCATCGAAAAAGACCTTTCCAACCGCATGGCCTCGACGATACGCCACAACCGGGCCCGCGGCACGCACAACGTGGAGTTGATGAGCGAAATCGTCTCGGAACTGACCAAGGCCGGCATGTCCGACCGCTGGATAGAGCGCAACATAGGCATGGACAAAGATGAGCTGTTGCGCCTGAAACAGATTACCGGATTGGCGGCACTTTTTGCCAATAAGGATTTCTCGCTTACCGACGATTGA
- a CDS encoding DUF3440 domain-containing protein, translating to MEKRRNVYEAALSRIEKIFTDFDNVYVSFSGGKDSGVLLNLCIDYVRKHRLNRRIGVFHMDYEVQYSETLKYVEEVLAQNTDILDIYRVCVPFKVQTCTSMHQSYWRPWDDEMKELWVREMPRSAYRKEDFDFFSDDLWDYDFQIKFAEWLHRYKRAGRTCCLVGIRTQESFNRWRSIHSDKNYCCYERFKWTRKIADDVYNAYPIYDWRTTDVWVANGRFGWSYNHLYDLYYQAGVSIEKQRVASPFISAAIPSLQLYRAIDPQMWGRMISRVNGVNFAGIYGNTSAMGWYTVKCPPNMTWEKYMHFLLSTLPEEIRQGYLDKLSVSIAFWRDKGGCLADETIDKLRKMGVEIEVGESTNYKTDKKPVRMAYLDDIDIEEFRELPSFKRMCICILKNDHSCKYMGFAPTKAEKERRDQIMEKYKKYYGENKE from the coding sequence ATGGAAAAACGTCGTAACGTGTATGAAGCGGCCCTCTCGCGCATAGAAAAAATCTTCACCGATTTCGACAATGTCTATGTCTCCTTTTCGGGCGGGAAAGACAGCGGGGTATTGCTCAACCTCTGCATCGACTATGTGCGCAAACACCGGTTGAATCGCCGCATCGGCGTTTTCCACATGGACTACGAGGTGCAATACTCCGAAACGCTGAAATATGTCGAGGAGGTACTCGCGCAAAACACCGACATTCTCGACATCTACCGCGTGTGCGTGCCGTTCAAGGTACAGACCTGCACCTCGATGCACCAAAGCTACTGGCGCCCGTGGGACGACGAGATGAAGGAGCTTTGGGTGAGGGAAATGCCGCGCTCGGCCTACCGGAAGGAGGATTTCGATTTCTTTTCCGACGATTTGTGGGACTATGATTTCCAGATAAAATTTGCCGAGTGGCTGCACCGTTACAAGCGGGCGGGGCGCACCTGCTGCCTGGTGGGCATTCGCACGCAGGAGAGTTTCAACCGCTGGCGCTCGATACACAGCGACAAGAACTATTGCTGCTACGAGCGTTTCAAGTGGACACGCAAGATTGCCGACGATGTCTACAATGCCTACCCCATATATGACTGGCGCACGACCGACGTGTGGGTGGCCAACGGCCGTTTCGGGTGGTCCTACAACCACCTCTACGACCTCTATTACCAGGCCGGCGTCTCCATCGAAAAACAACGGGTGGCCAGCCCCTTCATCTCGGCGGCGATACCCAGCCTGCAACTCTACCGGGCCATCGACCCGCAGATGTGGGGGCGCATGATAAGTCGTGTCAACGGCGTAAACTTTGCCGGCATCTACGGCAACACCTCGGCCATGGGGTGGTACACGGTGAAATGCCCGCCCAACATGACATGGGAAAAATACATGCACTTCCTGCTCAGCACCCTGCCCGAAGAGATACGCCAGGGCTATCTCGACAAGTTGAGCGTGAGCATTGCCTTCTGGCGCGACAAGGGCGGTTGCCTGGCCGATGAGACCATCGACAAGTTGCGGAAGATGGGGGTCGAGATAGAGGTCGGGGAATCGACCAATTACAAAACCGACAAAAAACCGGTGCGCATGGCATATCTCGACGACATCGACATCGAGGAGTTCAGGGAGTTGCCCTCGTTCAAACGCATGTGCATCTGCATTCTCAAAAACGACCATTCGTGCAAATACATGGGCTTCGCCCCCACGAAGGCCGAGAAAGAACGACGCGACCAAATTATGGAAAAATATAAAAAATACTATGGCGAAAATAAAGAATGA
- a CDS encoding DNA polymerase III subunit gamma/tau: MDNYIVSARKYRPATFQSVVGQKALVQTLKAAVITRKLAHAYLFCGTRGVGKTTCARIFAKTINCEHPTPDGEACNECESCRAFNEQRSYNIIELDAASNNSVDEIRSLIDKVRVPPQLGRYKVFIIDEVHMLSTAAFNAFLKTLEEPPHHAIFILATTEKHKLLPTILSRCQIYDFQRITIEDMVEHLRYVASREGFTVEDDALNVIARKADGGMRDALSIFDQVAASSGGNLTYQNTIENLNILDYDYYFKLTDALLAGDVPAALLVFDAVLRAGFGAQLFVNGLSSHFRDLMVSKDASTLPLLDVGATVAGQYAAQAARCDKRFLYAAMDLSNRCDLDYRISNNKRLLVELMLIKICSLNAPVVSQPLAGTTLAAAVPPATANPRPAVSPATAHTNKPAADPSAPAEREPAAPREEVTESASQETPQRPPIPVAQVGSPSKPTARKIPRISLKHGIEPDPSETPVVEKQPTAEMNEPFTLDALHEVWLRFTKQIPTETVLVQTMYLCMPQLLDATTFEVVVDNRAQMDKLNGRAADLLAFLRTSLRNSHLSMQVREREREERQKAFSPGERFVLLAEQNPELNRLKEIFGLELS, encoded by the coding sequence ATGGACAACTATATCGTATCGGCCCGGAAATACCGCCCCGCGACCTTCCAATCGGTCGTCGGGCAGAAGGCTTTGGTGCAGACGCTCAAAGCGGCCGTCATCACCCGCAAGCTGGCTCATGCCTATCTCTTCTGCGGTACGCGTGGTGTGGGAAAGACCACCTGTGCCCGCATCTTTGCCAAGACCATCAACTGCGAACACCCTACGCCCGACGGGGAGGCCTGCAACGAATGCGAGTCGTGCCGTGCCTTCAACGAGCAGCGCTCCTATAACATCATCGAGCTCGACGCCGCGTCGAACAATTCGGTCGACGAGATACGCAGCCTCATCGACAAGGTGCGTGTGCCGCCCCAACTGGGCCGTTACAAGGTCTTCATCATCGACGAGGTGCACATGTTGTCGACGGCCGCCTTCAACGCCTTCTTGAAGACACTCGAAGAGCCGCCCCACCATGCCATTTTCATCTTGGCCACGACCGAGAAGCACAAGCTCCTGCCCACGATACTGTCGCGCTGCCAGATTTATGACTTCCAGCGCATCACCATCGAAGACATGGTCGAACATCTGCGCTATGTCGCCTCCCGGGAGGGGTTTACCGTCGAAGACGACGCCCTCAATGTCATCGCCCGCAAGGCCGATGGCGGCATGCGCGATGCCCTCTCCATCTTCGACCAGGTGGCGGCCTCTTCGGGCGGGAACCTCACCTATCAGAACACCATCGAGAATCTCAACATTCTCGACTATGACTATTACTTCAAACTCACCGATGCCCTGCTCGCCGGTGATGTCCCGGCCGCCCTGCTCGTCTTCGACGCCGTGTTGCGGGCCGGCTTTGGTGCCCAACTTTTTGTCAACGGGTTGAGCAGCCATTTCAGGGATCTCATGGTGAGCAAAGATGCCTCGACCCTTCCGTTGCTCGACGTGGGTGCCACGGTGGCCGGGCAGTATGCCGCTCAGGCTGCCCGATGCGACAAACGTTTCCTCTATGCGGCCATGGATTTGAGCAACCGTTGCGACCTCGATTACCGCATCAGCAACAACAAGCGTCTGCTTGTAGAGCTCATGCTCATAAAGATTTGTTCCCTGAATGCCCCGGTCGTGAGCCAGCCGTTGGCCGGCACGACCCTTGCCGCGGCCGTTCCCCCTGCGACGGCAAACCCTCGTCCAGCGGTGTCGCCGGCTACCGCTCACACAAATAAACCGGCTGCCGACCCCTCTGCTCCGGCAGAGAGGGAACCGGCTGCCCCTCGGGAGGAAGTGACGGAGTCCGCCTCGCAGGAGACTCCGCAGCGGCCTCCGATTCCGGTTGCGCAAGTGGGCTCTCCTTCCAAACCGACCGCCCGCAAGATTCCCCGCATCTCGCTCAAACACGGCATCGAGCCCGACCCTTCCGAGACACCTGTCGTTGAAAAACAGCCGACTGCCGAGATGAACGAGCCTTTTACCCTCGATGCCCTGCACGAGGTGTGGTTGCGTTTTACCAAACAGATTCCTACCGAGACGGTATTGGTGCAGACGATGTATCTGTGCATGCCGCAACTGCTCGATGCCACGACATTCGAGGTGGTGGTCGACAATCGTGCGCAGATGGACAAACTCAACGGACGGGCGGCCGACCTCCTGGCTTTCCTGCGTACCAGTCTGCGCAATTCTCACCTCTCGATGCAGGTGCGCGAACGGGAGCGGGAAGAGCGGCAGAAGGCATTCAGCCCCGGTGAACGTTTTGTGTTGCTGGCCGAGCAAAATCCGGAACTCAACCGGCTGAAAGAGATTTTCGGCCTCGAACTCTCCTGA
- a CDS encoding helix-turn-helix transcriptional regulator: MEQMNIANFSLQEVFKESNVQSTFHDGCLISTYHGINKKEIAQEVLPIFSYPCRINAMTAIVCERGKVRFTSNLKQYILQENMLYINVPNTIVKVDEIEDSVVHLMSFDENFLRDVHIDLHNLLPQFSLVLENPCITISTEELDDMRQLFETIEREMKKLSGKPYQKEILRGYASIAIYKVCAILSRVMEMRQTASIETVHNRGEEYFRDFMRYLQQHYREERSLSFYASLLHITPKYLTTLIKQVSGRSAADWIDEYVILEAKNLLKFSSMSIQQVAYYLNFPNQSFFGTYFKRRTGMSPSEYKQS; this comes from the coding sequence ATGGAACAGATGAATATTGCGAATTTCTCCTTGCAAGAGGTTTTTAAGGAATCGAACGTGCAAAGCACCTTTCATGACGGTTGTCTCATCTCGACCTATCACGGCATCAATAAAAAAGAGATAGCTCAGGAGGTGCTTCCCATATTTTCATATCCCTGCCGCATCAATGCCATGACGGCCATCGTGTGCGAGAGAGGGAAGGTGCGTTTCACGTCGAACCTCAAACAGTATATTTTACAGGAGAATATGCTCTACATCAACGTGCCCAACACGATTGTGAAGGTCGACGAAATCGAAGACAGTGTGGTGCATCTCATGTCTTTCGACGAGAATTTCCTCCGCGATGTGCACATCGACCTGCACAACCTGTTGCCCCAGTTCTCCCTCGTCCTGGAAAATCCCTGCATCACGATTTCGACCGAGGAGCTCGACGACATGCGGCAACTTTTTGAGACGATAGAGCGTGAGATGAAGAAGCTCTCGGGGAAGCCTTACCAAAAAGAGATTCTGCGGGGGTATGCCAGCATTGCCATTTACAAGGTGTGTGCCATACTTTCCCGTGTTATGGAGATGCGCCAAACGGCCTCTATCGAGACCGTGCACAATCGGGGTGAAGAGTATTTCCGCGATTTCATGCGCTACTTGCAACAGCATTACCGGGAAGAGCGTTCGCTGAGCTTCTATGCCTCACTGCTCCACATTACCCCCAAATATCTGACGACGCTCATCAAGCAGGTCAGTGGCCGTTCGGCCGCCGACTGGATCGACGAGTACGTCATACTCGAAGCCAAGAATCTCTTGAAATTCTCCTCGATGAGCATTCAACAGGTGGCTTATTATCTCAACTTTCCCAACCAGTCGTTTTTTGGCACCTATTTCAAGCGGCGCACGGGCATGTCGCCGTCGGAGTACAAGCAAAGTTGA
- a CDS encoding glycoside hydrolase family 3 C-terminal domain-containing protein: MKKQLLASLCAGLCLLTAQAQDLLPYQNANLTPEERAEDLLHRLTLKEKVSLMKNGSAAVDRLGIPAYDWWNEALHGVGRAGLATVFPQTIGMAATFDDKAVYETFNIVSTEARAKHHEFKRTQDKLQRYQGLTFWTPNINIFRDPRWGRGQETYGEDPYLTGRMGVAVVLGLQGDTTARYNKLHACAKHFAVHSGPEWNRHSFDAENIAPRDLWETYLPAFKELVQEARVKEVMCAYNRYEGEPCCGSKQLLIHILREQWGYRDIVVSDCSAITDFFKEGHHETHPSKEAASADAVISGTDLECGSNYSSLVKAVRDGLITEDQIDTSVRRLLKARFELGLFDPDSIVPWARIPYSVVDCDEHKAKALEMARKSMTLLYNKNDILPLDKQSRIAVIGPNAGDSVMQWGNYNGFPSHTATLLLGLQEKGIDFSYQKGCNWVEDQIFNSVFNRCSSEGKTGFSATYWNNTDMQGDAVTRTHVALPFNFDIGGADGFAAGVSLYDFSSRYTATFTPERDGEYIFTLSANDGFRLIIDGDTLSNLWFDSQSRANNEIKFTAEAGKSYDVVVEYVQGGGEGHLRFDVGQYATVDAEALARSIDEEVVVFAGGITPRLEGEEMRVNYPGFKGGDRTVIELPQVQREVIKALKKAGKKVILVLNSGSAIGLEEELPCVDAILQAWYPGQAGGTAVADVLFGDYNPAGRLPVTFYKSTAQLPDFEDYNMTGRTYRYMTEEPLFPFGHGLSYTTFSYGKASLDQKARAGKENSLTLSLTNTGSRDGDEVVQVYVRNLQDPQGPKKSLRAFKRVHLRAGETQKVRIDLRASTFDFFDPATGSVWCKPGKYEILYGGTSADNGLKRFTVTVK; the protein is encoded by the coding sequence ATGAAGAAACAACTCCTTGCTTCCCTCTGCGCCGGCTTGTGCCTGCTCACCGCCCAAGCGCAAGACCTGTTACCGTACCAAAACGCCAACCTCACACCCGAAGAACGCGCCGAAGACCTGCTGCACCGCCTCACCCTGAAAGAGAAGGTGTCGCTCATGAAAAACGGCTCGGCCGCCGTCGACCGGCTGGGCATTCCCGCCTACGACTGGTGGAACGAAGCGCTGCACGGCGTAGGCCGCGCGGGACTGGCCACGGTATTCCCGCAAACGATAGGCATGGCCGCCACCTTCGACGACAAAGCCGTGTATGAGACCTTCAACATCGTCTCGACCGAAGCGCGAGCCAAGCACCACGAATTCAAACGCACCCAAGACAAGCTGCAACGTTACCAGGGACTTACCTTCTGGACCCCCAATATCAACATCTTCCGCGACCCGCGCTGGGGACGCGGACAAGAGACCTACGGCGAAGACCCCTACCTCACCGGCCGCATGGGGGTTGCCGTGGTGCTCGGCCTGCAAGGCGACACGACGGCCCGATACAACAAGCTGCACGCCTGCGCCAAGCACTTTGCCGTGCACAGCGGCCCCGAATGGAACCGACACTCGTTCGATGCCGAAAACATCGCCCCGCGCGACTTGTGGGAGACCTATCTGCCGGCCTTCAAGGAACTGGTGCAGGAAGCCCGCGTGAAAGAGGTCATGTGTGCCTATAACCGCTACGAGGGCGAACCTTGCTGCGGCAGCAAGCAACTGCTCATTCACATTCTGCGCGAACAGTGGGGCTACCGCGACATCGTCGTCTCGGATTGCAGCGCCATCACCGACTTCTTCAAGGAAGGCCATCATGAAACGCACCCGTCGAAAGAGGCCGCCTCGGCCGATGCCGTCATCAGCGGCACCGACCTCGAATGCGGAAGCAACTACTCGTCGCTGGTGAAAGCCGTGCGCGACGGCCTCATCACCGAAGACCAAATCGACACCTCGGTGCGCCGCCTGCTGAAAGCCCGCTTCGAGCTGGGACTTTTCGACCCCGACAGCATCGTGCCCTGGGCCCGCATTCCCTACTCGGTCGTAGACTGTGACGAGCACAAGGCCAAAGCCCTCGAAATGGCCCGCAAAAGCATGACCCTCCTCTACAACAAAAACGACATACTCCCCCTCGACAAGCAAAGCCGCATTGCCGTCATCGGCCCCAACGCCGGCGACTCGGTGATGCAATGGGGCAACTACAACGGATTCCCCTCGCACACCGCCACCCTGCTCCTCGGCTTGCAGGAGAAGGGCATCGACTTCTCCTACCAAAAGGGGTGCAACTGGGTCGAAGACCAAATTTTCAACAGCGTCTTCAACCGTTGTTCGTCCGAGGGTAAAACCGGATTCTCGGCCACCTACTGGAACAATACCGACATGCAGGGCGACGCCGTCACACGCACCCATGTAGCCCTCCCGTTCAACTTCGACATCGGCGGCGCCGACGGTTTTGCGGCCGGAGTATCGCTCTATGACTTTTCGAGCCGCTACACCGCCACGTTCACGCCCGAACGCGACGGGGAGTATATCTTCACCCTGTCGGCCAACGACGGATTCCGCCTCATTATCGACGGCGACACCCTCTCGAACCTTTGGTTCGACTCGCAATCGCGTGCCAACAACGAAATAAAATTCACCGCCGAAGCCGGCAAATCCTATGATGTCGTCGTCGAATATGTGCAAGGCGGCGGTGAAGGCCACCTGCGCTTCGACGTAGGCCAATATGCCACGGTCGATGCCGAAGCCCTGGCCCGCAGCATCGACGAGGAAGTGGTCGTCTTTGCCGGCGGCATCACGCCCCGTCTCGAAGGCGAAGAGATGCGGGTCAACTATCCGGGCTTCAAAGGGGGCGACCGCACCGTCATCGAACTGCCCCAGGTGCAGAGAGAGGTCATCAAAGCGCTGAAAAAAGCCGGCAAGAAGGTGATTCTCGTACTCAACTCGGGTAGCGCCATCGGCCTCGAAGAGGAGTTGCCTTGCGTCGACGCCATACTGCAAGCCTGGTACCCGGGACAAGCCGGCGGCACGGCGGTGGCCGATGTCCTCTTCGGCGACTACAACCCGGCCGGACGTCTCCCCGTGACCTTCTACAAAAGCACCGCCCAACTGCCCGACTTCGAAGACTACAACATGACGGGACGCACCTACCGATACATGACCGAAGAACCGCTCTTCCCCTTCGGCCACGGCCTGAGCTACACCACCTTCTCCTACGGCAAAGCGTCGCTCGACCAGAAAGCCCGCGCCGGCAAAGAAAACAGCCTCACCCTCTCCCTCACCAATACCGGCAGCCGTGACGGCGACGAAGTGGTGCAGGTGTATGTGCGCAACCTCCAAGACCCGCAAGGGCCCAAGAAATCGCTGCGCGCCTTCAAACGGGTGCACCTGCGTGCCGGAGAGACCCAAAAAGTGCGCATCGACCTGCGGGCTTCGACGTTCGACTTCTTCGACCCGGCAACCGGCTCGGTATGGTGCAAACCCGGGAAATACGAAATCCTTTACGGTGGAACTTCGGCCGACAACGGGCTGAAACGTTTTACCGTCACCGTGAAATAA